In Tribolium castaneum strain GA2 chromosome 4, icTriCast1.1, whole genome shotgun sequence, one DNA window encodes the following:
- the Adi1 gene encoding acireductone dioxygenase, with protein sequence MVRAWYMDTDPSDQRTEHQRNPPKFLTLDELYKVSGVEYFKLNINSYATDGVLDKIKKERGYTYEDEMTCSKECLANYDQMLKKFFQEHLHTDEEIRFVLDGSGYFDVRDKNDEWIRIEVVAGDMIIIPSGIYHRFTLDTKDYIKAKRFFVGEPVWLPHNRPADDMECRKEYLKRLQSGEFKSG encoded by the exons ATGGTTCGTGCTTGGTACATGGATACGGATCCTTCGGACCAAAGAACAGAACACCAGAGAAATCCTCCAAAATTTTTAACCCTAGACGAATTGTACAAAGTTTCAGGAGTGGAATATTTCAAG CTAAATATTAATTCATATGCGACTGATGGCGTTTtggacaaaatcaaaaaagaacGAGGTTATACGTACGAGGATGAAATGACATGTTCTAAAGAATGTTTAGCTAATTACGACCAAATgctgaaaaaattctttcaagAACACTTGCACACAGATGAAGAAATTCGATTTGTTTTGGATGGGTCTGGATATTTTGATGTTAGGGATAAGAATGATGAGTGGATTAGGATTGAGGTGGTTGCAGGCGATATGATTATTATTCCTAGTGGTATTTACCATCGTTTCACTTTGGATACAAAA GATTATATCAAAGCTAAGAGGTTTTTTGTTGGAGAGCCAGTTTGGCTGCCACATAATCGACCTGCAGATGATATGGAATGCAGGAAGGAATATTTAAAGAGATTACAAAGTGGTGAATTCAAGTCTGgttaa